A stretch of Podospora bellae-mahoneyi strain CBS 112042 chromosome 5, whole genome shotgun sequence DNA encodes these proteins:
- the DAL81_2 gene encoding Fungal specific transcription factor (COG:L; EggNog:ENOG503NVUA), with amino-acid sequence MEASSDSSSPATLATEPPTRDRARLSSRPERPCDTCRKRKLKCAKAPGHERCVLCIFHDRDCTYEDAPQLRRKRGSGVGQPSPETVDSSTTSGKRRKAITEDATPSLLDQALGLHRTTYFKYIGSSSPQQEKLVDIIHQVGPSQDCLTGTKFRRVAHHVTFLSKPDHDAPLSNDTDRDLEAIESLVSPHGRGLVDLYFGTVHPSYPILHKGVFMEKYKRSYTEFSPPLLAAVYLLAMDWWEFDRELSSQTKPDTGALSQWATKALMDVMHRPRLSSAQAALLLLQRAGCDSWILTSQVVALGEELGLHLDCSDWNIPDWEKGLRRRLSWALFMQDKWGSLIHGRPSHISSSCWQLPDITLDDFPESAADDENKEGSSEVEKGRLLFIHLTRLTMIMTEAKECLYGPHDTRVQAIVRSAGLQGLLELVKPLVVQLKDWMHSLPPELRMSDIKTRKLCSNGYLHLSYFVTEIIIHRHIISNLDSAPSPLIALCRDAARARLERAVAFVDALKPEHLQAFWWFAAPKSLAYIRTYGGLLWATSATEDEAEFYRKKLADFRWGLKVRAKGVGFVTAALKEMEESLSEIDMSRGVAVPESTGG; translated from the coding sequence ATGGAGGCTTCTTCTGACTCGAGCTCACCCGCGACTCTTGCTACCGAGCCCCCAACCCGCGATCGAGCCAGACTATCCTCCCGGCCTGAACGTCCTTGCGATACCTGTCGCAAGCGCAAGCTGAAATGCGCAAAGGCCCCTGGTCATGAACGATGCGTTCTATGTATATTCCACGACCGCGACTGCACGTATGAAGATGCGCCTcagctgaggaggaaaagaggcTCCGGTGTCGGACAGCCTTCCCCGGAGACGGtggacagcagcaccacatCCGGCAAGAGACGGAAAGCTATCACTGAGGATGCCACCCCATCACTCCTCGACCAAGCTCTCGGCCTCCACCGAACGACATATTTCAAGTACATTGGCTCGAGTTCTCCCCAGCAAGAGAAGCTAGTCGACATTATACATCAAGTTGGCCCATCACAGGACTGCTTGACCGGCACCAAGTTTCGTCGTGTTGCGCACCATGTTACCTTCTTGTCCAAGCCCGACCATGATGCGCCCTTGAGCAATGATACAGACCGAGATCTGGAAGCGATAGAGAGCCTAGTGAGCCCCCACGGGCGAGGTTTGGTGGATTTGTATTTTGGAACAGTGCACCCAAGTTACCCGATCCTCCACAAGGGCGTTTTTATGGAGAAATACAAACGATCCTATACCGAGTTTTCGCCTCCGCTTCTCGCGGCCGTGTACCTGCTGGCCATGGACTGGTGGGAGTTTGACCGCGAACTGTCGTCACAGACCAAACCGGATACCGGCGCCTTGTCACAATGGGCCACCAAGGCGCTGATGGATGTCATGCATCGACCCAGGCTGTCGTCAGCACAAGCTGCGCTCTTGCTGTTGCAGAGGGCAGGCTGTGACTCATGGATCCTGACGTCCCAGGTTGTTGCCCTGGGTGAGGAGCTAGGATTGCACTTGGACTGCTCCGACTGGAATATTCCTGACTGGGAGAAGGgtcttcgccgccgcctttcCTGGGCCCTTTTTATGCAGGACAAATGGGGGAGTCTCATTCATGGCCGTCCATCCCATATTTCGTCCTCATGCTGGCAGCTTCCTGACATCACCCTGGATGACTTTCCCGAGTCCGCAGCTGATGACGAGAATAAAGAAGGCAGCAGCGAAGTAGAGAAGGGTCGACTCTTGTTCATCCATTTGACCAGACTAACCATGATTATGACAGAGGCAAAGGAATGTTTGTATGGACCACACGACACTCGAGTTCAGGCAATTGTCAGATCTGCAGGCCTTCAGGGGCTGTTGGAGCTCGTCAAGCCTCTTGTTGTCCAGCTGAAGGACTGGATGCACTCTCTCCCACCAGAATTGCGCATGTCTGATATCAAGACGAGGAAGCTCTGTTCCAACGGCTACCTCCACCTTTCTTACTTTGTGACCGAAATCATTATCCATCGACACATCATCAGCAATCTTGATAGTGCCCCGTCGCCGCTCATAGCTCTGTGCCGCGATGCTGCGCGGGCCAGACTCGAAAGGGCTGTTGCCTTTGTCGATGCTCTCAAGCCGGAGCATCTCCAGGCGTTTTGGTGGTTTGCCGCGCCGAAATCTCTGGCCTATATCAGGACGTATGGTGGGCTGCTGTGGGCTACCAGTGCCACGGAAGACGAGGCTGAGTTCTACCGGAAGAAGCTGGCGGATTTCCGATGGGGGTTGAAGGTCAGGGcaaagggggtggggttcGTGACGGCAGCCTTGaaagagatggaggagagccTGAGCGAGATTGATATGAGTAGGGGTGTGGCTGTCCCTGAGTCGACAGGTGGCTAA